The Piliocolobus tephrosceles isolate RC106 chromosome 12, ASM277652v3, whole genome shotgun sequence genome includes the window NNNNNNNNNNNNNNNNNNNNNNNNNNNNNNNNNNNNNNNNNNNNNNNNNNNNNNNNNNNNNNNNNNNNNNNNNNNNNNNNNNNNNNNNNNNNNNNNNNNNNNNNNNNNNNNNNNNNNNNNNNNNNNNNNNNNNNNNNNNNNNNNNNNNNNNNNNNNNNNNNNNNNNNNNNNNNNNNNNNNNNNNNNNNNNNNNNNNNNNNNNNNNNNNNNNNNNNNNNNNNNNNNNNNNNNNNNNNNNNNNNNNNNNNNNNNNNNNNNNNNNNNNNNNNNNNNNNNNNNNNNNNNNNNNNNNNNNNNNNNNNNNNNNNNNNNNNNNNNNNNNNNNNNNNNNNNNNNNNNNNNNNNNNNNNNNNNNNNNNNNNNNNNNNNNNNNNNNNNNNNNNNNNNNNNNNNNNNNNNNNNNNNNNNNNNNNNNNNNNNNNNNNNNNNNNNNNNNNNNNNNNNNNNNNNNNNNNNNNNNNNNNNNNNNNNNNNNNNNNNNNNNNNNNNNNNNNNNNNNNNNNNNNNNNNNNNNNNNNNNNNNNNNNNNNNNNNNNNNNNNNNNNNNNNNNNNNNNNNNNNNNNNNNNNNNNNNNNNNNNNNNNNNNNNNNNNNNNNNNNNNNNNNNNNNNNNNNNNNNNNNNNNNNNNNNNNNNNNNNNNNNNNNNNNNNNNNNNNNNNNNNNNNNNNNNNNNNNNNNNNNNNNNNNNNNNNNNNNNNNNNNNNNNNNNNNNNNNNNNNNNNNNNNNNNNNNNNNNNNNNNNNNNNNNNNNNNNNNNNNNNNNNNNNNNNNNNNNNNNNNNNNNNNNNNNNNNNNNNNNNNNNNNNNNNNNNNNNNNNNNNNNNNNNNNNNNNNNNNNNNNNNNNNNNNNNNNNNNNNNNNNNNNNNNNNNNNNNNNNNNNNNNNNNNNNNNNNNNNNNNNNNNNNNNNNNNNNNNNNNNNNNNNNNNNNNNNNNNNNNNNNNNNNNNNNNNNNNNNNNNNNNNNNNNNNNNNNNNNNNNNNNNNNNNNNNNNNNNNNNNNNNNNNNNNNNNNNNNNNNNNNNNNNNNNNNNNNNNNNNNNNNNNNNNNNNNNNNNNNNNNNNNNNNNNNNNNNNNNNNNNNNNNNNNNNNNNNNNNNNNNNNNNNNNNNNNNNNNNNNNNNNNNNNNNNNNNNNNNNNNNNNNNNNNNNNNNNNNNNNNNNNNNNNNNNNNNNNNNNNNNNNNNNNNNNNNNNNNNNNNNNNNNNNNNNNNNNNNNNNNNNNNNNNNNNNNNNNNNNNNNNNNNNNNNNNNNNNNNNNNNNNNNNNNNNNNNNNNNNNNNNNNNNNNNNNNNNNNNNNNNNNNNNNNNNNNNNNNNNNNNNNNNNNNNNNNNNNNNNNNNNNNNNNNNNNNNNNNNNNNNNNNNNNNNNNNNNNNNNNNNNNNNNNNNNNNNNNNNNNNNNNNNNNNNNNNNNNNNNNNNNNNNNNNNNNNNNNNNNNNNNNNNNNNNNNNNNNNNNNNNNNNNNNNNNNNNNNNNNNNNNNNNNNNNNNNNNNNNNNNNNNNNNNNNNNNNNNNNNNNNNNNNNNNNNNNNNNNNNNNNNNNNNNNNNNNNNNNNNNNNNNNNNNNNNNNNNNNNNNNNNNNNNNNNNNNNNNNNNNNNNNNNNNNNNNNNNNNNNNNNNNNNNNNNNNNNNNNNNNNNNNNNNNNNNNNNNNNNNNNNNNNNNNNNNNNNNNNNNNNNNNNNNNNNNNNNNNNNNNNNNNNNNNNNNNNNNNNNNNNNNNNNNNNNNNNNNNNNNNNNNNNNNNNNNNNNNNNNNNNNNNNNNNNNNNNNNNNNNNNNNNNNNNNNNNNNNNNNNNNNNNNNNNNNNNNNNNNNNNNNNNNNNNNNNNNNNNNNNNNNNNNNNNNNNNNNNNNNNNNNNNNNNNNNNNNNNNNNNNNNNNNNNNNNNNNNNNNNNNNNNNNNNNNNNNNNNNNNNNNNNNNNNNNNNNNNNNNNNNNNNNNNNNNNNNNNNNNNNNNNNNNNNNNNNNNNNNNNNNNNNNNNNNNNNNNNNNNNNNNNNNNNNNNNNNNNNNNNNNNNNNNNNNNNNNNNNNNNNNNNNNNNNNNNNNNNNNNNNNNNNNNNNNNNNNNNNNNNNNNNNNNNNNNNNNNNNNNNNNNNNNNNNNNNNNNNNNNNNNNNNNNNNNNNNNNNNNNNNNNNNNNNNNNNNNNNNNNNNNNNNNNNNNNNNNNNNNNNNNNNNNNNNNNNNNNNNNNNNNNNNNNNNNNNNNNNNNNNNNNNNNNNNNNNNNNNNNNNNNNNNNNNNNNNNNNNNNNNNNNNNNNNNNNNNNNNNNNNNNNNNNNNNNNNNNNNNNNNNNNNNNNNNNNNNNNNNNNNNNNNNNNNNNNNNNNNNNNNNNNNNNNNNNNNNNNNNNNNNNNNNNNNNNNNNNNNNNNNNNNNNNNNNNNNNNNNNNNNNNNNNNNNNNNNNNNNNNNNNNNNNNNNNNNNNNNNNNNNNNNNNNNNNNNNNNNNNNNNNNNNNNNNNNNNNNNNNNNNNNNNNNNNNNNNNNNNNNNNNNNNNNNNNNNNNNNNNNNNNNNNNNNNNNNNNNNNNNNNNNNNNNNNNNNNNNNNNNNNNNNNNNNNNNNNNNNNNNNNNNNNNNNNNNNNNNNNNNNNNNNNNNNNNNNNNNNNNNNNNNNNNNNNNNNNNNNNNNNNNNNNNNNNNNNNNNNNNNNNNNNNNNNNNNNNNNNNNNNNNNNNNNNNNNNNNNNNNNNNNNNNNNNNNNNNNNNNNNNNNNNNNNNNNNNNNNNNNNNNNNNNNNNNNNNNNNNNNNNNNNNNNNNNNNNNNNNNNNNNNNNNNNNNNNNNNNNNNNNNNNNNNNNNNNNNNNNNNNNNNNNNNNNNNNNNNNNNNNNNNNNNNNNNNNNNNNNNNNNNNNNNNNNNNNNNNNNNNNNNNNNNNNNNNNNNNNNNNNNNNNNNNNNNNNNNNNNNNNNNNNNNNNNNNNNNNNNNNNNNNNNNNNNNNNNNNNNNNNNNNNNNNNNNNNNNNNNNNNNNNNNNNNNNNNNNNNNNNNNNNNNNNNNNNNNNNNNNNNNNNNNNNNNNNNNNNNNNNNNNNNNNNNNNNNNNNNNNNNNNNNNNNNNNNNNNNNNNNNNNNNNNNNNNNNNNNNNNNNNNNNNNNNNNNNNNNNNNNNNNNNNNNNNNNNNNNNNNNNNNNNNNNNNNNNNNNNNNNNNNNNNNNNNNNNNNNNNNNNNNNNNNNNNNNNNNNNNNNNNNNNNNNNNNNNNNNNNNNNNNNNNNNNNNNNNNNNNNNNNNNNNNNNNNNNNNNNNNNNNNNNNNNNNNNNNNNNNNNNNNNNNNNNNNNNNNNNNNNNNNNNNNNNNNNNNNNNNNNNNNNNNNNNNNNNNNNNNNNNNNNNNNNNNNNNNNNNNNNNNNNNNNNNNNNNNNNNNNNNNNNNNNNNNNNNNNNNNNNNNNNNNNNNNNNNNNNNNNNNNNNNNNNNNNNNNNNNNNNNNNNNNNNNNNNNNNNNNNNNNNNNNNNNNNNNNNNNNNNNNNNNNNNNNNNNNNNNNNNNNNNNNNNNNNNNNNNNNNNNNNNNNNNNNNNNNNNNNNNNNNNNNNNNNNNNNNNNNNNNNNNNNNNNNNNNNNNNNNNNNNNNNNNNNNNNNNNNNNNNNNNNNNNNNNNNNNNNNNNNNNNNNNNNNNNNNNNNNNNNNNNNNNNNNNNNNNNNNNNNNNNNNNNNNNNNNNNNNNNNNNNNNNNNNNNNNNNNNNNNNNNNNNNNNNNNNNNNNNNNNNNNNNNNNNNNNNNNNNNNNNNNNNNNNNNNNNNNNNNNNNNNNNNNNNNNNNNNNNNNNNNNNNNNNNNNNNNNNNNNNNNNNNNNNNNNNNNNNNNNNNNNNNNNNNNNNNNNNNNNNNNNNNNNNNNNNNNNNNNNNNNNNNNNNNNNNNNNNNNNNNNNNNNNNNNNNNNNNNNNNNNNNNNNNNNNNNNNNNNNNNNNNNNNNNNNNNNNNNNNNNNNNNNNNNNNNNNNNNNNNNNNNNNNNNNNNNNNNNNNNNNNNNNNNNNNNNNNNNNNNNNNNNNNNNNNNNNNNNNNNNNNNNNNNNNNNNNNNNNNNNNNNNNNNNNNNNNNNNNNNNNNNNNNNNNNNNNNNNNNNNNNNNNNNNNNNNNNNNNNNNNNNNNNNNNNNNNNNNNNNNNNNNNNNNNNNNNNNNNNNNNNNNNNNNNNNNNNNNNNNNNNNNNNNNNNNNNNNNNNNNNNNNNNNNNNNNNNNNNNNNNNNNNNNNNNNNNNNNNNNNNNNNNNNNNNNNNNNNNNNNNNNNNNNNNNNNNNNNNNNNNNNNNNNNNNNNNNNNNNNNNNNNNNNNNNNNNNNNNNNNNNNNNNNNNNNNNNNNNNNNNNNNNNNNNNNNNNNNNNNNNNNNNNNNNNNNNNNNNNNNNNNNNNNNNNNNNNNNNNNNNNNNNNNNNNNNNNNNNNNNNNNNNNNNNNNNNNNNNNNNNNNNNNNNNNNNNNNNNNNNNNNNNNNNNNNNNNNNNNNNNNNNNNNNNNNNNNNNNNNNNNNNNNNNNNNNNNNNNNNNNNNNNNNNNNNNNNNNNNNNNNNNNNNNNNNNNNNNNNNNNNNNNNNNNNNNNNNNNNNNNNNNNNNNNNNNNNNNNNNNNNNNNNNNNNNNNNNNNNNNNNNNNNNNNNNNNNNNNNNNNNNNNNNNNNNNNNNNNNNNNNNNNNNNNNNNNNNNNNNNNNNNNNNNNNNNNNNNNNNNNNNNNNNNNNNNNNNNNNNNNNNNNNNNNNNNNNNNNNNNNNNNNNNNNNNNNNNNNNNNNNNNNNNNNNNNNNNNNNNNNNNNNNNNNNNNNNNNNNNNNNNNNNNNNNNNNNNNNNNNNNNNNNNNNNNNNNNNNNNNNNNNNNNNNNNNNNNNNNNNNNNNNNNNNNNNNNNNNNNNNNNNNNNNNNNNNNNNNNNNNNNNNNNNNNNNNNNNNNNNNNNNNNNNNNNNcatcatcctgataccaaagcctggcagagacacaacaaaaaaagagaattttagaccaatctccctgatgaacatcgatgcaaaaatcctcaataaaatactggcaaaccggattcagcaggacatccaaaagcttatccaccatgatcaagtgggcttcatccctgggatgcaaggctggttcaacattcgcaaatcaatcaacgtaatccagcatatcaacagaaccaaagacaagaaccacatgattatctcaatagatgcagaaaaggcttttgacaaaattcaacagcccttcatgctaaaaacgctcaataaattcggtattgatggaacgtacctcaaaataataagagctatttatgacaaacccacagctaatatcatactgaatgggcaaaaactggaaaaattccctttgaaaattggcacaagacagggatgccctctctcaccactcctattcaacatagtgttggaagttctggctagggcaatcaggcaagagaaagaaatcaagggtattcagttaggaaaagaagaagtcaaattgtccgttTGCacatgacataattgtatatttagaaaaccccatggtctcagcccaaaatcttcttaagctgataagcaacttcagcaaagtctcaggatacaaaatcaatgtgcaaaaatcacaagcattcttatacaccagtaacagacaagcagagagccaaatcaggaatgaacttccattcacaattgcttcaaagagaataaaatacttaggaatccaacttaccagggatgtaaaggacctcttcaaggagaactataaaccactgctcagtgaaatcaaagaggacacaaacaaatggaagaacataccatgctcatggataggaagaatcaatatcgtgaaagtggccatactgccgaaggttatttatagattcaatgccatccccatcaagctaccaatgagtttcttcacagaattggaaaaaactgctttaaagttcatatggaaccaaaaaagagcccgcattgccaagataatcctaagtcaaaaggacagctggaggcgtcacgctacctgacttcaaactatactacaaggctacagtaaccaaaacagcatggtactggtaccaaaacagagatatcgaccaatggaacagaacagagtcctcagaaataataccacacatctacagccatctgatctttgacaaacctgagagaaacaagaaatggtgaaaggattccctatttaataaagggtgctgggaaaattggctagccataagtagaaagctggaactggatcctttccttactccttatatgaagattaattcaagatggattagagacttaaatgttagacctaataccataaaaaccctagaagaaaatctaggcaatgccattcatgacataggcatgggcaaggacttcatgtccaaaacaccaaaagcaacggcagcaaaagccaaaattgacaaatgggatctaattaaactaaagagcttctgcacagcaaaagaaactaccatcagagtgaataggcaacctacagaatgggagaaaatttttgcaatctactcatctgacaaagggctaatttccagaatctacaaagaactcaaacaaatatacaagaaaaaaacaaacaaccccatcaaaaagtggggaaaggatatgaacagacatttctcaaaagaagacattcatacagccaacagacacatgaaaaaatgctcatcatcactcgccatcagagaaatgcaaatcaaaaccacaatgagataccatctcacaccagttagaatggcaatcattgaaaaatcaggaaacaacaggtgttggagaggatgtggagaaataggaacacttttacactgttggtgggattgtaaactagttcaaccattatggaaaacagtatggcaattcctcaagggtctagaactagatgtaccatatgacccagccatcccactactgggtatatacccaaaggattataaattatgctactacaaagacacatgcacacgtatgtttattgcggcactattcacaatagcaaagacttggaatcaacccaaatgtccatcagtgacagactggattgagaaaatgtggcacatatacaccatggaatactatgcagccataaaaaaggatgagtttgcgtcctttgtagggacatggatgcagctggaaaccatcattcttagcaaactatcacaagaagagaaaaccaagcaccgcatgttctcactcatatgtgggaactgaacaatgagatcacttggactcgggaaggggaacatcacacactggggcctatcatggggaggggggaggggggagggattgcattggggagttatacctgatataaatgatgaattgatgggtgctgacgagttgatgggtgcagcacaccaacatggcacaagtatacatatgtaacaaacctgcacgttatgcacatgtaccctagaacttaaagtataataaaaataataataaaaaaaattctcaagtaTATTGTAATTTTCAGCATGCAAATAAACATGTTTTAGCTTTATCCATACATTTTCATGGTTGTCAAAATTACTGTAAATGgtactgcttttaaaaatttttaatttctaactttttcttcagagaataaagaaatacaataaatttttgtattctgacaaaaaaaaaagaaaatgtggcacatatacaccatggaatactatgcagtcataaaaaaggatgagtttgcatcctttgtagggacatggatgcagctggaaaccatccttcttagcaaactatcacaagaagagaaaaccaaactctgtatgttctgactcataggtgggaagtgaacaatgagatcacttggactcgggaaggggaacatcacacactggggcctatcatggggaggggggaggggggagggattgcattggggagttatacatgatataaatgatgaattgatgggtgctgaccagttgatgggtacagcacaccaacatggcacaagtatacatatgtaacaaacctgcacgNNNNNNNNNNcctgcacgttatgcacatgtaccctagaacttaaagtataataaaaaaaaaaaaaaaaagaaaaaggtactaGTCATTCTACAGGGCAAAAATTAtgctcttcaacaaatggtgctggaacagcTAGATAGAACCACATTCAAAGTAATGAAGTGGAAAACTTAATGCacaccataaataaaaataaactcaaaattaacaaaaactaaatgtaatagttaaaagtttaaaattcttagaagaaaagaaagataaatttaagAATCTTAAAGTTTATAATGAATGCTTACATATGACACAAAATATGAACAACAAATAGCAGAAAATCTGGActactttaaagtttaaaaattttgtaatttcaacAACActaacaaaaaagtgaaaagacaatacAAGAATAAAAGAACATGTATGTCCATAATGTATCTGATAAACACTAGAGTCTTGACTGTGTAAACAACAGTTACAATAGAATAATCAAAAAACAACCTAATAAAAAAGGAGCTAAGGGTCTGCATAGACATTTGTCCCAAGAAGGTATTagaatggccaataagcaccTAATAAAGATTCTCAACATTGATACttaaagctgaaaaacaaaaccacaataaggtaACATTTCACACACACTAGAATGCCTAGAATCATCAAGTCAGATAATGGAATTTAGAAGCATGTGGAGAAGTAGGAGCATTCCTACAGTgactgtgggaatgtaaaatatcacaaccactttggaacaaaaaacttacagaaattaaaatcaaatgatTTAACATAGAGTTGTCATATAACTCAGCAATTCTAttcttaaatatatatctaaaaaatgaaaacataattccAAGGAAAAGCATGTAGAATAGTGTTTCTTGCAGCTCTGTAGGTATGATTTGCTTTCCTTGGCTTTATATCTGACCAGGTAGGGAGTACTATTGGCTCAgaggccccaccccacccctctgATGCTCAAGAGACCCCGCCCCTCTGATGCTCACCAAGGACAATTGTTGCCTTGACTGGATTGTGACATAGAGGGCAATCACCCCTCATGTTGCCTCAGCAGGCCCTGAGCCTACAGAATGGAGACAAGATTCAGAGGCTGAAGATGGGGTGTCCTGGTGGACTGAAGGCAGTATACTAACTTTACATGGGTGACAACCTGATAACTTCAGAACcctgaagtttaaaaaattctaaaggtGCCTGTCATCTCAGAGAGTGACGTAAGTGTTCTTTCTTTATTTGGGGGAAGTCCAGGAGAGCATATTACAGCATGTTTAATCCACACGTATTAGATGTTCCTGCTGTAATTTTTGACAATGGTTCAGGACTCTGCAAAGCAGGCGTGTCTGGAGAGATTGGACCCCGCCATGTCATCAACTCCGTCTTGGGACATTGTAAATTCAACATGCCTTCAGCAAGACCTAATCAGTACTTCGTGGGGCAAGAAGCCCTGCACAAGTATGAGGCCCTACATTTGCACTACCCCATTGAGCGCGGACTGGTAACAGGATGGGATGACATGGAGAGACTCTGGAAACATCTCTTTGAGTGGGAGCTTGGAGTAAAACCCAGCCAACAGCCTGTACTCATGACGGAGCCCTCTTTGAACCCTAGGGAAATTCGAGAAAAGCTAGCAGAAATGATGTTTGAGAACTTCAGTGTGCCTGGTTTCTACCTGTCTAACCATGCAGTGGCAGCGCTCTATGCCTCTGCCTGTGTCACAGGCCTGGTGGTAGACAGTGGAGATGGGGTCACTTGCGCTGTCCCCATCTTTGAGGGTTACCCCCTGCCTCATGCAGTCACGAAACTCTATATGGCAGGGAGCGACATCACAGAGCACCTCACCCAGCTCCTCTTTGCTAACGGGTTTAACTTCCCTTGCATACTCAACAAGGCCGTGGCAAATAACATCAAAGAGAAGCTGTGCTACATCGCCTTGGAGCCAGAGAAAGAGCTACGCAAGAGTCGGGGACAGGTCCTGGGAGCATACAGACTGCCAGATGGACATGTCATCCACTTTGGGGATGAGCTGTACCAAGTGCCCGAGGTTCTTTTTGCACCTGACCTGCTGGGCATCCACAGCCCGGGACTCTCAAAAATGGTCTCCAGCAGCATCATGAAGTGTGACACTGACATCCAGAATAAACTTTATGCAGAGATTGTACTCTCCGGGGGCACCACTCTCTTCCCCGGACTGGAGGAAAGGCTCATGAAGGAAGTGGAACAGCTGGCGTCCAAAGGTACTCCCATCAAGATCATGGCTTCTCCTGATAGATGCTTCTCTGCATGGATTGGTGCATCCATCATGACCTCTATGAGCAGTTTCAAGCAGATGTGGATCACCTCTGCAGACTTCAAGGAGTATGGGACATCTGTGATTCAAAGAAGGTGCTTTTAAAGATCCTTGAGCAGAGGAGACATCTTTAAGCACCAGATTACAGGAGTACCAGTGGGAGATGGCATTTTCTTCTGGGCTTCAGCATGATGTTCAATAAAAGTTTTGCCATTTCAAGTTTCAGTTTATTCTTAGTAGCACCATGATATATTGAGTCATGTCATGAATCTTTAGGTTACTCTATTACTCTCTTCTTTCCCATGGGCCTGTTAAGTTTTTTTCTCCTAAGAAAATCTTAGGTTATATGTTGAGGTTATGTTCATATAGAGGATTTATAGCAAATGGTGCCTGGGACTCATACCTAGGAACTTGATTTGGTAGAATCTCAAGAATCTTTAAATTATTATCTTAGGTGGTTCTAACAGACCCAGTTTTCAGGAgaataaatcacaaagaaaagtgtgagaaaaggaatgaaatgaagcagAACCAGGAATCCTTCACTAGTCTTAAGGTTCAAGTCCTTTTACCTGGTTTATCATTTAGTTAGTGCAATAGGGTTCTTGCTCTGCTGTTATGAGATCAAAAAGGCTAATTAGAGTGGAAAAAAATTGAGCATAGAAATCACCATTTTCTAAGGCTTTCTAAGCTCAAGGTCCTTGTTCCCAGTTGGAGCATTAAGAATCAGTATttctaaattattgtttttttaatcatttttaatttcaaggCTCTATATAACATCATTTTTTTATGGATAAAACACTAGAAACAATAgttatcaataaaataattttgaataaattatgcatacagaaatatttcttctcattaagttaatacatatattaataaatgtgattttatatGATTATAAGTATTTAGAGAAAAGTACAGAAGTAAAGACACCACATAGTTAATGCAACTTGAAGAATGGAATGAGAGGTAATGCAGTTGGAAGGAAAGGGtgtaacaaattaaaaaaaaaagaaattgttatatTATGAATTTCAGCctgaatgaaataaaaccattcatctaaaaaaatatatttttcacatatCTACTCATCATTGCTAGCCTAAATACAACCATGAAAATTGACAGGCCCTATAGTCACTATAAGTCAGttcttttcatgtttatatttatttgagagaGAGGGCTtaacagcaaacttctgcttaCAGGTaactaatcaaaaccacaaagaaataagaCAGTGGAATAACACCTTCAAAGTGAGCTAGAAAAACTCTACTGTCAATATAGTATTATATACCCAGGAAAACCATTACAAGAAATACGGTAATAAAATAAGAGACATTTTTGAATAATAACTAAAAGTACTTACTGTCAGCAGACTATTAGCACAGAAAATTTTATAAGATTTACTTAAGGCATATAGAAATAACCCCAGAATAAGAcatgttagaaaaaataataaaattttaaaatgctgaaaatgggggtaaattaaaaaatattgatggtatttatttatttatttgagacagagtttcgctcttgttgcccaggctggggtgcaatggcgcgatcttggctcactgcaacctccgccttctgggttcaagtgattctcctgcctcagcctcccaagtcgctgggattacaggcacccagctagtttttgttatttttattagagatgacgttttgccatgttggccacgctggtatcgaactcctgatctcaggtgatccacccaccttggcctcccaaaatgctgtgctgggattacaggcatgagtcaccatgtctggctggcATAAATTTATAGCAGTGAAATAGACAATAAATCTTCCACTCTACAAACATAGCCACAAATCATGAATACTggtttgaatttaaaatatttaaatacatttgcattattcagaaagaaaagtattaaTTAAACTTAGAATCTTTATGTTGAAACTGAAGAAATTCTGACTATAAAAccttaaatattaacaaaaatacttaaattaCCCTTACATtacttaataatttaaataaataactaaataacttaAATTACCTTTACATTAATTTAAATTCTGATTGTAAAAATCTTAAACATTaagttaattttcaaataatg containing:
- the LOC111531488 gene encoding actin-related protein T1 encodes the protein MFNPHVLDVPAVIFDNGSGLCKAGVSGEIGPRHVINSVLGHCKFNMPSARPNQYFVGQEALHKYEALHLHYPIERGLVTGWDDMERLWKHLFEWELGVKPSQQPVLMTEPSLNPREIREKLAEMMFENFSVPGFYLSNHAVAALYASACVTGLVVDSGDGVTCAVPIFEGYPLPHAVTKLYMAGSDITEHLTQLLFANGFNFPCILNKAVANNIKEKLCYIALEPEKELRKSRGQVLGAYRLPDGHVIHFGDELYQVPEVLFAPDLLGIHSPGLSKMVSSSIMKCDTDIQNKLYAEIVLSGGTTLFPGLEERLMKEVEQLASKGTPIKIMASPDRCFSAWIGASIMTSMSSFKQMWITSADFKEYGTSVIQRRCF